The Mercurialis annua linkage group LG2, ddMerAnnu1.2, whole genome shotgun sequence genome contains a region encoding:
- the LOC126666746 gene encoding inositol oxygenase 4-like: protein MTILISQPALGTRVEDQKHKDDVMELVLDGGFPVPKSISDEGFDAPDINAFGKSFRDYNAETERQKSVEEFYKNQHINQTYDFVMKMRKEYSKLEKGEMSIWECCELLNEVVDDSDPDLDEPQIQHLLQSAEAIRKDYPDEDWLHLTALIHDLGKVLLLPQFGSLPQWAVVGDTFPLGCAFDEACVHHKYFKENPDTKIPLYSTKNGIYEDGCGLNNVNISWGHDDYMYLVAKENGTTLPPAALFIIRYHSFYPMHTGGAYMNLMNEEDKDNLKWLHVFNKYDLYSKSKVHVDVEEVKPYYQSLIKKYFPAKLKW, encoded by the exons ATGACTATCCTCATTAGCCAGCCTGCACTCG GAACACGAGTTGAGGATCAGAAACACAAGGATGATGTTATGGAGCTGGTTTTAGACGGTGGATTTCCCGTGCCGAAATCTATTTCTGACGAGGGATTTGATGCTCCGGATATCAATGCTTTCGGAAAATCCTTCag GGATTACAATGCTGAAACTGAAAGGCAAAAGTCTGTGGAGGAATTCTACAAGAACCAACACATTAACCAGACCTATGACTTT GTTATGAAGATGAGAAAAGAATATTCAAAATTGGAGAAAGGTGAAATGAGCATTTGGGAATGCTGCGAGCTGCTGAATGAAGTTGTCGACGACAGCGATCCTGATTTGGACGAGCCTCAGATTCAACATTTGCTTCAATCTGCTGAAGCTATCAGGAAAGATTATCCTGATGAGGATTGGTTGCACCTCACTGCTCTTATTCACG ATCTTGGGAAGGTACTTCTTCTTCCACAGTTTGGATCACTCCCCCAGTGGGCTGTTGTGG GAGATACATTTCCTCTCGGCTGTGCTTTTGATGAAGCTTGTGTTCATCACAAG tACTTCAAGGAAAACCCGGATACCAAAATTCCTCTCTACAGTACCAAAAATGGAATTTATGAAGATGGATGTGGGCTGAACAATGTCAACATCTCATGGGGACATGATGACTATATGTAtttg GTGGCCAAGGAAAATGGCACCACCTTACCTCCAGCTGCTTTGTTCATTATCCGTTACCATTCGTTCTACC CTATGCACACGGGAGGAGCATACATGAACCTCATGAATGAGGAGGACAAGGATAATCTGAAGTGGCTCCATGTTTTTAA CAAGTATGACCTCTATAGCAAGAGCAAGGTTCATGTTGATGTTGAAGAGGTTAAACCATATTACCAATCCCTCATCAAGAAG tATTTCCCTGCAAAGCTGAAATGGTAA